A single region of the Stigmatopora argus isolate UIUO_Sarg chromosome 6, RoL_Sarg_1.0, whole genome shotgun sequence genome encodes:
- the ube2j2 gene encoding ubiquitin-conjugating enzyme E2 J2, which translates to MNNNGKKRAPTTATQRLKQDYLRIKKDPVPYICAEPLPSNILEWHYVVRGPEKTPYEGGYYHGKLIFPREFPFKPPSIYMITPNGRFKCNIRLCLSITDFHPDTWNPAWSVSTILTGLLSFMVEKGPTLGSIETSDHTKRQLSAQSLAFNLKDKIFCELFPDVVEEIKQKQKAQEELNARTQPLPLPDVVPDGDPQQVHYGLPALNGGPVPLGGGNPAQGLQQANRNHGLLGGALANLFVIVGFAAFAYTVKYVLRSIAQD; encoded by the exons ATGAACAACAACGGGAAGAAGAGAGCTCCAACCACAGCTACTCAACGACTTAAGCAGGATTACCTCCGGATAAAGAAAGACCCTGTGCCTTACATCTGTGCTGAGCCTCTCCCCTCCAACATTCTAGAATG GCACTACGTTGTGAGAGGTCCTGAAAAGACACCTTACGAAG GGGGTTACTATCACGGAAAGCTCATATTTCCTCGGGAATTCCCTTTTAAACCACCCAGTATCTACATGATAACACCCAACGGCAGATTTAAATGTAACATAAG GCTGTGTTTATCTATCACGGACTTCCACCCTGACACGTGGAACCCGGCGTGGTCGGTGTCCACCATCCTCACAGGTTTGCTCAGCTTCATGGTGGAGAAGGGCCCCACCCTTGGCAGCATCGAGACCTCAGACCATACG AAAAGACAACTGTCTGCCCAGAGCCTCGCCTTCAACCTCAAGGACAAAATCTTCTGCGAACTCTTCCCCGATGTTGTGGAA GAAATTAAGCAAAAGCAGAAAGCACAGGAGGAGTTAAACGCACGCACACAGCCCCTTCCCTTACCTGACGTGGTCCCCGACGGCGACCCCCAACAGGTCCACTACGGCCTCCCCGCCCTTAACGGGGGTCCCGTCCCCCTGGGAGGCGGCAACCCCGCCCAGGGCCTGCAGCAAGCCAATCGCAACCACGGACTTCTAGGTGGCGCTCTAGCCAACCTGTTTGTGATCGTGGGCTTCGCCGCCTTTGCCTACACGGTCAAGTACGTGCTGAGGAGCATAGCGCAGGATTGA